One SAR202 cluster bacterium genomic window, GACCGCCAAAGGTGGGTGCTGCTAATTGCTTTAGGCTTCGTCGCAGGCGCGGTGGCCCTGTACGCCTTCTACGGCCTGCGGGCTGCGACGCCGCTTCTGGCCGTCGCCCTCATTCTTCTGGCCCTCAAGCTGGGCGCCGGAGGGCTGGCCCAGCTGAGCGCCCGCGCTCCACTGAGCCTCCGATGGAAGGTTTCGGGCACCATCTTCCTGATGCTAGGTATCTTCCTGGCGGTCTCCATCGCCGGCCTCGCCGCCATTAACTACACCCATAGCGAAATCCATGACATTCAAGGATTCCGCGACATATCGGTGCAGCCCGTGATAGCCCGCATCCTGGAGGACACGCAGGGTCCCCAGGGCGAACTGCTCAGGCAAATGCAGGCCCGAAACGGACGGATGTCCGCCGCCCTTGATGACTTGGAGAACACCCAGCACGGCATCCTCGCCTGGACACCTTGGATCGTTTTCGCGGGCGGTCTCATCGCGGTTGGCCTTGGCGCCGCCCTCTCCTCCTCCCTCGTCCGCCCCCTCGAAAGGATGGGCGAGGCGACCCGCAGGATCGCCGGCGGCAACTTCTCCCAACCCGTTCACGTGCCAAATCGAGACGAGGTAGGCGAGTTGGCCCAAAGCCTCAACAACGCGGCCCAAGACCTGGGCCGCCTCCAAGCGGCCCTCCTGGCAGAAGAACGCGCTCGGTCCCTCCAGGAGCGTATCGCCCAGGCCACCTTGGCCCAGGAGGAGGAGCGACGGCGTATCTCCCGCGAACTGCACGATGGCCTGGGCCCTTCCCTGGCGGACCTGGGCAACCGCCTCACCGTCTGCCGGCAGTTAGTCCGCTCCGACCCCTTAAAAGCGGAAACCGGCCTGGATGAGGCCGCCATCCTGCTGCGGGGCCACATCGGACAGATTCGGGAGCTTATCAACCAGCTCAGGCCCTTAACCCTGGACCAGTTGGGACTGATTGGCGCCCTCCGTCAATACATTGACCGATTCAGCGAAGAGTCCGGAATTCAAGCCTCCCTTACAGTAGCGGGCGCTATCCCCGCGGACTCTCTGACCGAGGTGACCATATACCGTGTGGTGCAGGAAAGCCTGACCAACGTGCGAAAGCACGCCCAGGCCAGGACCGCCCGGGTATCCCTTCGCGGCTCCGACGGCAATGTCGAAATCATCGTGTCCGACGACGGCCAGGGCTTCGATGCGGAAAAGGCCGCCGTATCTAAAGCTAAAGGCATTGGCCTCGCCAGTATGCGGGAGCGGGCGGAACTGGTCGGCGGCGCCTTTACAATTAATAGCAGCCCCGGCGGCGGATGTCAGACCGTCCTCCGCATCCCGGCTAGAAGGTAAGCCTTGGACGTTATACGCATTCTGGTGGCCGATGACCACACCCTCTTCCGCAAGGGCCTTCGCTCGCTGCTGGAGAGCATGTTCGGCTTGGAGGTGGTGGGGGAAGCGACGGCTGGCCCGGAGGCTGTGGCCCTGGCTGAAAAGCTTGTTCCTGACGTTGTGCTAATGGATATAAAGATGCCCGGCCTCAGCGGCATTGAGGCCACCAAGCAGATAATTCAAGAAAACTCGCACATCGGCATCATCCTGGTGACCATGTTTGACGACGCGGAGTCCGTCTACTCCGGTATGCGGGCGGGCGCGCGAGGATACGTTCTAAAGGGCGCCGAACCCCAGGAGCTGCGGCACGCCATTGAGGCCGCCTACCGTGGCGAGGTCCTTTTGAACCCTGCCATTGCCTCCAAGCTGCTGCGCCGCTTCCACCCCGCCGACCAGCCTCGCCAGGCCGGCATCCCCTACGAGGAGCTTACCCCCAGAGAGCTGGAAGTCCTCCGGCTGGCCGCCGAAGGGCTGAGCAACAAAGAGATCGCCCACAAGCTGGTACTCAGCGAAAAGACTATAAAAAACCGAATCAGCAACATCTTCGCTAAGCTCCGCGTCAACGACAGGACCCAGGCCGTCCTCCACGCCCTCCGCACCGGCCTCGTCCGCCTCCCCGACGAAAACCCCAGCTAACCCTCCGCTTACTACGTCTCCCGCCTCGTCATTCCAACAGAGGATAAAGTCCAGTCCCTTCCTTATGGGGTGGGGTTAGGGTGGTGAAAAGTCATTTCGCCCCGCCTCAGGCGGGAGAAACCTCAGCGTGCCGTCCGCTGACGACCCCTCACTTCAGCATCCACGCCCTCCCCCAAACGTCGGCTAACGTATTCCGAGAGTAGGCAGTAAAATAGTCCTGTCATCCTGAGCACAGCCCGTACTAGGACGTAGTCGAAGGATCTGCGCCCATAGACTGGCCTCACATGGTCCCTTTCTTCTGGTCTCCTCTCCCCTGATGGGAGAGGATAAAAGGTGAGGGTGAAGCCCTAGCACTACGTTCCGTCCGTCAGGCTAA contains:
- a CDS encoding HAMP domain-containing protein, whose amino-acid sequence is MRKSAMLSRMLDRQRWVLLIALGFVAGAVALYAFYGLRAATPLLAVALILLALKLGAGGLAQLSARAPLSLRWKVSGTIFLMLGIFLAVSIAGLAAINYTHSEIHDIQGFRDISVQPVIARILEDTQGPQGELLRQMQARNGRMSAALDDLENTQHGILAWTPWIVFAGGLIAVGLGAALSSSLVRPLERMGEATRRIAGGNFSQPVHVPNRDEVGELAQSLNNAAQDLGRLQAALLAEERARSLQERIAQATLAQEEERRRISRELHDGLGPSLADLGNRLTVCRQLVRSDPLKAETGLDEAAILLRGHIGQIRELINQLRPLTLDQLGLIGALRQYIDRFSEESGIQASLTVAGAIPADSLTEVTIYRVVQESLTNVRKHAQARTARVSLRGSDGNVEIIVSDDGQGFDAEKAAVSKAKGIGLASMRERAELVGGAFTINSSPGGGCQTVLRIPARR
- a CDS encoding response regulator transcription factor, giving the protein MDVIRILVADDHTLFRKGLRSLLESMFGLEVVGEATAGPEAVALAEKLVPDVVLMDIKMPGLSGIEATKQIIQENSHIGIILVTMFDDAESVYSGMRAGARGYVLKGAEPQELRHAIEAAYRGEVLLNPAIASKLLRRFHPADQPRQAGIPYEELTPRELEVLRLAAEGLSNKEIAHKLVLSEKTIKNRISNIFAKLRVNDRTQAVLHALRTGLVRLPDENPS